The nucleotide sequence GAGCGGCTAGCCTCGACTCTGAAACGCTTGAATCTCGACCTTTGAGTTGAGGGATTTGTTCTCATTCTCAGTTGTCTTTGCAGCAGGTATCCCTCTGGGCAGAGTAGTATTGGAGCAAGGAGCACGCTTTAGGGAGGAACACAATCGATGGGAATGTTCGATCGGGTTAGTCGGATTTTACGCGGCAACATCAATTCGATGATCGATAAGGCGGAAGACCCGAAAGTTGTGCTCGATCAGGCGATTCGCGACATGGTCGAGGAGCAGGTGAAAGTGCGCCAGGGGGTGGCCAAGGCGATCGCTGCCCAAAAGAACTTGCAGCGGCAGTACGCGCAGGCGAAAGAAAATGCGGCCAAGTGGCAGGAGCGGGCCAAGCTGGCCTTGAGTAAAGGGGAGGAAGCCCTAGCTCGGGAAGCGCTGGTGAGTAAGAACCGTCACGAAGAGTCGGCGGCGGGGGTAAAGCAGCAGCTCGATAGCCAGAGTACGCAGGTGGCGTCGCTAAAAAGCAGCTTAATGAAGCTGGAAAGCAAAATTTCTGAGGCGAAGGCCCGCCGCAATATGTTGGTGGCGCGGGCGCAGTCGGCCAAAGCCACCCAACAAATCAACGAAACCCTCGGTCGAGTGAGCACCGACTCTGCCTTCTCAGCCTTCGATCGGATGGAAGAAAAGGTGAATATGTTAGAGGCAGAATCTTCGGCGGTGGGCGAACTGTTCACGGATTCGTTGGAAGGTCAGTTTGCTGCTTTGGAAGCAGAAGGGGGCGATATCGAGGGGGAATTGGCGGCAATGAAAGCGCAGATGGCGCTCGAAAGTGGCGAAACCCAAGCGGCGCTGCCGGAGGGAGACAGTCCTAAAGTAGAAACACAAGCAGATGCGGAGTTAGAAGCTTTGCGGGCCGAGATCGATAAGCTATAGCGATCGCGAACAGTTGTGAAAGGGATGCTGGCGCATGAAGGCGATCGCCCTATGAAGGCTGCTGAAGGGGCGGGATCGTCTCTGGCGGTATCGCCTTTGCGAATCCTGTTGAATGTTTGGGAACAGCGAGATGAATGGTTGCTGGCGGCAATGGTATTGCTGCCAGTCAGTTTGTTGGGATCGGGGTTACTGTTGGTTGTGGGGTCGGGATTGGCGATCGTAGCTGCGGGCTGGAAGCGCGATCGCCGCTTCGATCGGGCTTTGATGATTGTGGCGGCGGTGCTGTTGGGGGTGACAGCAGCGGCAGGGACTGGCAAAAGTTGGTTGGGGCTGGCGAACTACCTTCCCTTTATGGGGGGATTTGCGCTTGTCAGTCAGGTGTTGCGATCGCGGCGGCAGATACGGCGGTTTTTGCTGGCGTTGGTGGCGGGCAGTTGGGGGTTTTCGATTTTTGGCTGGGGCCAGGTGATGTGGGGCTGGTCGTTTCGGTTTGTGACTTGGGGGTCGCTGATTCACGTCAAGCTGGTTGGCATTCATGCGCCGCGCCCGACATCGGTGTTTGAGAATCCGAATGGATTGGCGATTTTGTTGTTGATGGTGTTGGCGATCGCCTGGGGATTGTGGTGCGATCGCGACGAGGGCTCGGAGGGGGGTCGAGATCGCTGGGTAGAGCAGGTCATTTTGGCGGGAGCGATGGGGTTGGGGGGGCCGCTGTTGGTTTTGACGGAGTCGCGCAATGGTTGGTTGGTGGCTCTGTTGGCGTTGGGATCGGTTTTAGTGCTGATGCGGCGGTGGCGGTGGGTGGCTCTGCTGGGGGTAGTGGCAATGGTGCCGGTGGGGGCAGCGGCGAATTTGCTGGGGTTGCGGTGGATTGTGCCGTCGTTTGTGTGGCAGCGGTTGCTGGCCTCACTCGATCCGAATTCGGTGGCGTTTGAGTCGATGGTGTCCCGTTGGGATGGGTGGGTGTTTGCTTTTCAGATGTGGCGGGAGCGGCCTCTAACGGGCTGGGGGTGGCAGAGTTTTGCCGATCGCTGGGCAGCACAGGTGCCGCCGCCGGAGGTGCCATTGTTTCACGCGCACAATATTTATTTGTCTCTGGCGGCTGAGGGGGGATTGTTGGCGTTGGGGGCGTTTGGACTGGTGTGGGGCTGGACGTTGTGGCGGGGTTGGCAAGCTTGGCGCTGGGAGCGGCGGGCCGGGGCTGGCGGTTTTTTGCTGTTGGGGGTGAACGTGGCGCTGGGGGCGTATTTTGTGGCGGGGCTGTTGGATGCGGCGTTTTTTGACGGGCGCTTGAATGTAATGGTGTGGATGGTGTTGGCGGTGGCGAATAGTTATTGGCGCTGGTTGAAGGGTGGGGGCGATCGGGCTGAATTGACGAAGTGAAGTGAAGATCGTGCCCGATCTCAATAACGTCCGATCTCAATAACGCCCGATCTCAATAACGCCCGATCTCAAACAAAGCCTACGTGGATAGCGCTTTACTCTCAGCAGTAGACTCAGTGGCTTCCGCCGAGATGGAGAGTGCTTGGCGCGATTGATGTTTGTCAGTTTCTCGTAGGCGCTGACTGAGAAATCGACAGATTTCCAAGATGATATGGGGGCGTTGGGCGATCAGGCTGAGGAAGCGGCTTTTTCCCAGCTTGAGCAAGGTACAATCTGCAATCGCGATCGCGCCATTCCAACGAGGGGCATCGTCGAATAGGGCCACCTCGCCAAAATACTGGCCTTGCGTCAGTTGCTCGATCTCGCGGGGAATGCCGCCAATGTCTTTGATCGACTGCACGCTACCGTCAGCAATGATGTAGAGATGCGTGCCCCAGTCACCTTCGGCGAAAATGGTTTCCCCCGCCAGTGCTTGAGTCTGCTCCAGGCTTTTATCGATTAGCAGCAACTCATCGAGGGAAAGGTTCTTGAACAGTGGCACGTTTTTTAGCAATAGCAATCGGTTCATGGCAGTATTCGCAGGCGAAGTTGGTGGATCGTTCTCGCCAAAAATTTGGCTGGCGATCTGTTTGACAAAGGGGTCGGGATCGTTCACTAGTGCCGATGGCACTGTCGAAAGGGCAATCAGAGCACCGGTTCTGAGCCAGCGATCTTTGGACTCCAGAGCCTCCAGCAAAAGTCGGTAGCCTTTCGTACGGAGCCATTGGGGCGTAGCTTTAACGCGATCGGAAGTGGGTTTGGAGGCATCCTGCACTTCTTCTAATAATGGCATCAATGGCATGACAAATCGGCGGTGAGGGAGGGAGGCCAGTGCTTCGAGAGCGTTCTCCAATTCGCTGCGATCGCCGATCGCCAAGAGTCGATTGACGGTGTTAACGGTACGAGCGTGCCCCAGAGCCGAGAGAACGTACAGCACTTTTTGAATCGAGCGATCGTGATAGTCGGCGATCGCCGCTCTGAATGGCTGCCACCTCGGATCGTTGCTGGGAATTTGCTGCTGCCACTTGCGGGTGCGAGCCAGTTGCTTATAGATGGGAGCTAGGTGATCGAACAGCAAGTTGCTGGCATATCGGGTGCGTACCGAGCCAATAGCCGCGATGGCTGTGTCGACAACCTCGTCCTGCGGAGCCGCGAGATGCTCTTTTGCAACCGCTAAACCGGGACGGCCGTAGGCGGCTAAAGTCTTGGCGACTCGCTGGCGTACCCGTGGGTCCGGATCGCCCAGACTAGCGCCAATAGCAGCCAGTTGCTGCGGGCAACCTGTCACCCGCAGCAGATCGAAGGCGGCCATTCGGACCATCGGATCGGGATGGTCTAGCTTGGCGCTAGCAATAGCAGCAATCGCTGTGTCGCCGCTTTGTGTTAGCGGCAGCAGGGCCTCCAAACCAGCCTGAATAACATCTGCGCTGGATTGAGTCAGAATCACCTCGGGAATGAGGGAAGATAGGGATGGTTTGTTGCTGTAGGCAACGATGCGAGTGATGATTCGCGCTGTGGTGCCATCGAGTTCGCTAGGCCAAGTTGGCTCGGACGCGGGATCGGTAAGGGTTTGTGCAACAGCTCCCAGTACTTGTAACTCCTGCTGCGGACTTTCCAGCCAAGTCTCGATCTGTTCTCGACTGGGCCGATATTGATTAATCAGCAAAAGCTCGAGCGCAAAGGCTTGCAAGGCAGGATTTTGCAGTTGCTGCTGGAAGTGTCCGAGGAGGTTGGAGCAGTCGCTAAAAAGGGCGATCGCTTTCCCGTAAACCTGAGTATCTGCCTCGGGGATCGACGCCTCTACCTCGGTCAAAAACTCCTCTGGCTGGTTCATTCTGGCTGCCAATTCTAAGCCCTTGAGCTGGGTGTATCGGTCTCGGTCAGTCAGCAGGGCTCGCACAGCCTCTCTAGACTGGGGCGATAGCGGAATGGCATAGGTGTCAAACTCGTCTAGATTGATGCTATTGGAGCGAATCATCTCCTCGAGGCCGCTGGCATAGAGCTGCCCCATCGGGAGCCGCAGCAACAGCAGTATCCCCGTCAGCCCCGCGACGAGCCAAGTAATCTGTATTAGGCTCAGATGGACTTCGCACAGCCACAACATCGCTCCGGCCAATGTCAGTCCGATGGCATAGATAAAGCCGTCACTGAGGACTCGAATACGACCGATAAATTCGCGCGGGATAGCGTTGTAGTTGAGTTGATGAACGGGGAGGTTGATCGCCTTGTAGAGTGCGTCACCGTTGATATGCAAGCCGATCGCCGCCGACAAACCAAAATGAGTCCCCAGCCCTAGAACGCTCGCCAATGTTGTCAGCGGATAGATCGGATTCAGTCGGGCTACGCCCAAAGTGCTCAACAGGGGCCGCGTTATTCCATAAATTACAGCGATTTGCACCACACTGATGGGTATGCGCATGAAGCCCAAGAAGCTGGTCAGGGCGCGATCGTTAAAGTTGTCTCCATAGATGTTGAACCAGAGAAACTCAGAGCTGATGTAAATAATGACTAGCAAGAAGCTACTACCGGCCAGAAACAGCGCTAATGGATGGCGTTGCACTAGGTCGGGAAATGTTTGCAAGGAATCTAGGATGCCGGTAGACCGATCCGATTGAGTCGCAGTCAACTGACGTTGAGAACGGCCTAAGTACAGTAACTGGGCAATAGCGATCGCAAATAGGATGGGCAGACACAACAATAAGTCTCCCGTCCCGAAAAAGTGGGACAGCAGAGTCGTTAGTCCTCCCCCCAACAACGTTCCTACCGCTTGGGCAATACTGATATGAGGGGCGTACCGTTTGTATTCCAGAGTTGTGAAGTAGTCAGTCAGTAAGCTGGGATACAGGACGTTATTGTGAAAGTCCCATTGAAAGAAAACAGCAATCAGCAGAATGTAGTAAACGTAGAGGGAGTCTTGTGCCAGCAGCAAGCGTAGCCCGAGCGCGATAAAAATGGAACCCAGCAGTACGGCCCGAAAGAGTTGGGGACGACTGTAACGGTCTACTACCTGCGAAAATAAGACGTAAGCAGGTATCGAACATCCCCCTATCAGTACAAAAGCCTGCGGCAGACAGTCTGCCCCTACATAGCTGACAAAGAGGGAGTTGCCGATCGCCATGCTCAAGACGCAGTAGACCGGCACCGTTGCAGCTAAAAGCCACAATTGAATCAGCCGATTTGGCAAGACTTGGGTCCACTCGAGTCTAGTCAGTTGCACGTATACCCTCGGTGTCTGAAATCAGTTAGTCAGTCAACTGGCAAAAGATCGATCCTAATGGGTTTTCTATAAAGATGATGGCAGAGGACTATCGCTTGCCTCCTCTGTATCTTCCCGG is from Synechococcus sp. PCC 7336 and encodes:
- a CDS encoding PspA/IM30 family protein; its protein translation is MGMFDRVSRILRGNINSMIDKAEDPKVVLDQAIRDMVEEQVKVRQGVAKAIAAQKNLQRQYAQAKENAAKWQERAKLALSKGEEALAREALVSKNRHEESAAGVKQQLDSQSTQVASLKSSLMKLESKISEAKARRNMLVARAQSAKATQQINETLGRVSTDSAFSAFDRMEEKVNMLEAESSAVGELFTDSLEGQFAALEAEGGDIEGELAAMKAQMALESGETQAALPEGDSPKVETQADAELEALRAEIDKL
- a CDS encoding O-antigen ligase, whose amino-acid sequence is MLAHEGDRPMKAAEGAGSSLAVSPLRILLNVWEQRDEWLLAAMVLLPVSLLGSGLLLVVGSGLAIVAAGWKRDRRFDRALMIVAAVLLGVTAAAGTGKSWLGLANYLPFMGGFALVSQVLRSRRQIRRFLLALVAGSWGFSIFGWGQVMWGWSFRFVTWGSLIHVKLVGIHAPRPTSVFENPNGLAILLLMVLAIAWGLWCDRDEGSEGGRDRWVEQVILAGAMGLGGPLLVLTESRNGWLVALLALGSVLVLMRRWRWVALLGVVAMVPVGAAANLLGLRWIVPSFVWQRLLASLDPNSVAFESMVSRWDGWVFAFQMWRERPLTGWGWQSFADRWAAQVPPPEVPLFHAHNIYLSLAAEGGLLALGAFGLVWGWTLWRGWQAWRWERRAGAGGFLLLGVNVALGAYFVAGLLDAAFFDGRLNVMVWMVLAVANSYWRWLKGGGDRAELTK
- a CDS encoding cyclic nucleotide-binding domain-containing protein; its protein translation is MQLTRLEWTQVLPNRLIQLWLLAATVPVYCVLSMAIGNSLFVSYVGADCLPQAFVLIGGCSIPAYVLFSQVVDRYSRPQLFRAVLLGSIFIALGLRLLLAQDSLYVYYILLIAVFFQWDFHNNVLYPSLLTDYFTTLEYKRYAPHISIAQAVGTLLGGGLTTLLSHFFGTGDLLLCLPILFAIAIAQLLYLGRSQRQLTATQSDRSTGILDSLQTFPDLVQRHPLALFLAGSSFLLVIIYISSEFLWFNIYGDNFNDRALTSFLGFMRIPISVVQIAVIYGITRPLLSTLGVARLNPIYPLTTLASVLGLGTHFGLSAAIGLHINGDALYKAINLPVHQLNYNAIPREFIGRIRVLSDGFIYAIGLTLAGAMLWLCEVHLSLIQITWLVAGLTGILLLLRLPMGQLYASGLEEMIRSNSINLDEFDTYAIPLSPQSREAVRALLTDRDRYTQLKGLELAARMNQPEEFLTEVEASIPEADTQVYGKAIALFSDCSNLLGHFQQQLQNPALQAFALELLLINQYRPSREQIETWLESPQQELQVLGAVAQTLTDPASEPTWPSELDGTTARIITRIVAYSNKPSLSSLIPEVILTQSSADVIQAGLEALLPLTQSGDTAIAAIASAKLDHPDPMVRMAAFDLLRVTGCPQQLAAIGASLGDPDPRVRQRVAKTLAAYGRPGLAVAKEHLAAPQDEVVDTAIAAIGSVRTRYASNLLFDHLAPIYKQLARTRKWQQQIPSNDPRWQPFRAAIADYHDRSIQKVLYVLSALGHARTVNTVNRLLAIGDRSELENALEALASLPHRRFVMPLMPLLEEVQDASKPTSDRVKATPQWLRTKGYRLLLEALESKDRWLRTGALIALSTVPSALVNDPDPFVKQIASQIFGENDPPTSPANTAMNRLLLLKNVPLFKNLSLDELLLIDKSLEQTQALAGETIFAEGDWGTHLYIIADGSVQSIKDIGGIPREIEQLTQGQYFGEVALFDDAPRWNGAIAIADCTLLKLGKSRFLSLIAQRPHIILEICRFLSQRLRETDKHQSRQALSISAEATESTAESKALST